The Mercenaria mercenaria strain notata chromosome 8, MADL_Memer_1, whole genome shotgun sequence genome has a segment encoding these proteins:
- the LOC128558872 gene encoding uncharacterized protein LOC128558872 → MAVELASVMTLCILMGLPSLIMLRLLYPRLDMPHVTLKLAIPVHLLADVVVETVLVLVEEAHAVVVEIVAAIIVAEDTELLETDIINFQEFGKVLLCGDLNARVGNTRPDYIVFDRPVDYLDGEFYIPDNPLPRMSMDSHTNANGLRLLDLCTSTSMRIANGRLPGDQTGTFTYVNTAGSSVIDYLLLQENNFDIVNNFSIDKFTEWSDHAPISFDICCHNSITNNNSDEQPGRKRSQFTWNEQLRDDFRRKLISVLPELNNVVQNIDISQKESVNNSVNAFTGIIRNVGDPLFAKELKSNTQPRYDNSCTLSRKADWFDDECIAAKSLYTTALYQYNIRKSNQNRIAMCNKKTAYKTLIRKKKRRYEYNKLKQIEKLRHAKPRDFWKLFSKKKSKQSNIKVEQFFEYFSNLNSDLSGTTVPEAEDFCSAGECDPDDAIFEELDVVITLGEIKSVLKTLKRSKACGIDCLLNEYFIESSDIIGGHLVDLFNSVLNSGYFPDQWSEGIIVPLFKKKDVNDVNNYRGFTLVSCPAKIFTGVLNTRINSWIENNDILSDNQFGFRRNRSTVDAIFVLNAVVQRILSDKGRLYCAFIDLKKAFDSIYLNGLWFKFAKLGVTGKMLNIIRSMYHKVKSCVQGCKTYSEFFECAVGLKQAEGVERKVLLREPLWEELLLWE, encoded by the exons ATGGCAGTAGAGCTTGCCTCAGTTATGACACTCTGTATATTGATGGGGTTGCCCAGCCTCATAATGCTCAGGCTCCTATATCCCAGGCTAGACATGCCTCACGTGACTCTGAAGTTGGCAATCCCAGTACACCTGCTGGCGGACGTGGTCGTGGAAACGGTGCTCGTTCTGGTCGAGGAGGCGCACGCGGTGGTCGTGGAAATCGTGGCGGCAATAATCGTGGCAGAAGACACTGAG TTATTAGAAACAGATATTATTAACTTTCAAGAATTTGGAAAAGTACTACTATGTGGGGATCTAAATGCAAGGGTTGGTAATACAAGACCTGATTATATTGTCTTTGACAGACCTGTAGATTATTTAGATGGTGAGTTTTATATACCTGATAATCCACTTCCTAGAATGTCAATGGACTCTCACACAAATGCAAATGGTTTAAGACTCCTAGATCTCTGTACATCCACATCTATGAGAATTGCAAATGGGCGTCTGCCTGGTGATCAAACTGGTACTTTCACCTATGTAAATACAGCAGGGTCTAGTGttattgattatttacttttACAGGAAAACAACTTTGATATTGTTAATAATTTTAGCATTGATAAATTTACAGAATGGTCAGACCATGCGCCTATTTCCTTTGATATTTGTTGTCATAATTCTATAACAAATAACAACAGTGATGAACAGCCCGGTAGAAAACGCAGTCAGTTTACCTGGAATGAGCAGTTAAGAGATGATTTTAGAAGGAAATTAATTTCAGTTTTACCAGAATTGAATAATGTGgtacaaaatattgatattagtCAAAAAGAATCTGTTAATAATAGTGTTAATGCTTTTACAGGTATCATCAGAAATGTAGGTGACCCATTGTTTGCCAAAGAATTGAAAAGTAATACTCAGCCTCGTTATGATAATTCTTGTACGTTAAGTAGAAAAGCAGACTGGTTTGATGATGAGTGTATTGCAGCAAAGTCATTATATACAACAGCTCTATATCAGTATAATATACGTAAGTCTAACCAGAATAGAATAGCTATGTGTAACAAAAAAACAGCATACAAAACACTTATCAGAAAAAAGAAGCGTAGATACGAATATAATAAACTTAAACAGATTGAAAAGCTGAGACATGCCAAACCAAGagatttttggaaattattttcaaaaaagaaatctaAACAGAGTAACATAAAAGTAGAACAGTTTTTTGAATATTTCTCCAATTTAAATTCTGATTTATCAGGCACAACAGTACCGGAAGCAGAGGATTTTTGCTCTGCTGGAGAATGTGATCCGGATGATGCTATTTTTGAGGAGCTTGATGTTGTAATTACTCTTGGTGAAATTAAGTCAGTTTTAAAGACTCTAAAACGTAGCAAAGCATGTGGCATAGACTGTTTGTTAAATGAGTATTTTATTGAATCATCTGATATCATAGGAGGGCATCTAGTTGATCTGTTTAATTCTGTTTTGAATTCAGGTTATTTTCCAGACCAATGGTCTGAGGGAATTATTGTTccgctgtttaaaaaaaaagatgttaacgATGTAAACAATTACAGAGGCTTTACTCTTGTTAGCTGTCCTGCAAAAATATTCACTGGTGTATTAAATACTAGAATAAATTCTTGGattgaaaataatgatattttaagtGATAATCAATTTGGTTTTAGACGCAATAGATCTACAGTCGATGCAATTTTTGTGTTAAATGCAGTTGTACAAAGAATTTTGAGTGATAAGGGTCGTTTGTATTGTGCTTTCATTGATTTAAAAAAGGCATTTGACAGCATATATCTAAATGGGTTATGGTTTAAGTTTGCAAAGTTAGGTGTTAcaggaaaaatgttaaatattatacGCAGTATGTACCATAAAGTCAAATCTTGTGTACAGGGTTGTAAGACATACTCAGAATTTTTTGAATGTGCTGTTGGTTTAAAGCAAGCTGAA gggGTCGAACGTAAAGTGTTGTTGCGGGAGCCTTTATGGGAGGAGCTGTTGTTGTGGGAGTGA